One Myxococcota bacterium genomic window carries:
- a CDS encoding Hsp70 family protein — translation MSKDVTIGIDLGTSNSCVCAMLDGKPTVLGNKKGERVIASVVAFHEGGKIEVGNAAKQRIILDPKHTVSSAKRLIGRYFFSEEVRKARAVCKYEIVPGENHGVRIKIREEEFSLPEISAFVLKEMKAIAEGALGRPVSGAVITVPAYFNDNQRQATKDAGRIAGLDVLRILNEPTAAALSYGYGKDLRQKVAIYDLGGGTFDVSILEIGKDVFEVLATAGDTYLGGDDFDDRVIDLLADKVQSEHGVNVRPDPYAFAKLRMAAESAKIELAEREEAQISIPDLAEHEGKQIGVEYTLTRKDFDKLIRDLILRTFKVCDEALQQASLTTRDLNGVILVGGPTRLPSIRNAVKEYFQREPETGINPDEVVAMGAAIHAASLAAPEAGSYLLDVTPLTLRMGIAGGLSEAIIERNSPVPIDQMRVFTTVRDHQKTIAVRIYQGESRQAEGNTLLGEFEFSGFAPGPRGEVKIEVTFSISTEGIVKVQARDPKTGAEASTTVSMSSGLSEEQIQEIMAKDRTADVAPNAAPVGRSRRAGGNEPLPVAELEEADDGLLDLPALEADVQDMLDKPDAEQPLFGKVEGDLGGEAQQPIRPHTELGGGAREIELEEAEIEPDGDDDQVLGDD, via the coding sequence ATGAGCAAGGACGTCACGATCGGCATCGATCTCGGAACGAGCAATTCGTGCGTCTGCGCGATGCTCGACGGCAAGCCGACGGTGCTCGGCAACAAGAAGGGCGAGCGCGTGATCGCCTCGGTGGTCGCCTTTCATGAGGGCGGCAAGATCGAGGTCGGCAACGCGGCCAAGCAGCGCATCATCCTCGACCCCAAGCACACGGTCTCGTCGGCCAAGCGCCTGATCGGGCGGTACTTCTTCAGCGAGGAAGTCCGCAAGGCCCGCGCGGTCTGCAAGTACGAGATCGTGCCCGGCGAGAACCACGGGGTGCGGATCAAGATCCGCGAGGAGGAGTTCTCGCTGCCCGAGATCTCCGCCTTCGTGCTTAAGGAGATGAAGGCGATCGCGGAGGGCGCCCTCGGGCGACCCGTCTCGGGCGCCGTCATCACCGTCCCCGCCTACTTCAACGACAACCAGCGGCAGGCGACCAAGGACGCGGGACGGATCGCCGGCCTGGACGTGCTGCGCATCCTGAACGAGCCCACCGCGGCCGCGCTCTCGTACGGCTACGGCAAGGACCTGCGCCAGAAGGTCGCGATCTACGACCTCGGCGGCGGCACCTTCGACGTCTCGATCCTGGAGATCGGGAAGGACGTGTTCGAGGTGCTCGCGACCGCCGGCGACACCTACCTCGGCGGCGACGACTTCGACGACCGCGTGATCGACCTGCTCGCCGACAAGGTGCAGTCCGAGCACGGTGTGAACGTGCGCCCCGATCCCTATGCCTTCGCCAAGCTGCGCATGGCCGCGGAGAGCGCGAAGATCGAGCTCGCCGAGCGCGAAGAGGCGCAGATCTCGATCCCCGACCTCGCCGAGCACGAGGGCAAGCAGATCGGCGTCGAGTACACGCTGACGCGCAAGGACTTCGACAAGCTGATCCGCGACCTGATCCTGCGCACGTTCAAGGTGTGCGACGAGGCGCTCCAGCAGGCCAGCCTCACCACGCGCGACCTGAACGGCGTGATCCTGGTCGGCGGGCCGACCCGGCTGCCCTCGATCCGGAACGCCGTGAAGGAGTATTTCCAGCGCGAGCCGGAGACCGGCATCAATCCCGACGAGGTCGTGGCCATGGGCGCGGCCATCCACGCCGCCTCGCTCGCCGCGCCCGAAGCGGGCAGCTACCTGCTCGACGTCACGCCGCTCACGCTGCGCATGGGCATCGCCGGCGGTCTCTCCGAAGCCATCATCGAGCGCAACAGCCCGGTGCCGATCGACCAGATGCGCGTGTTCACCACGGTGCGCGACCACCAGAAGACGATCGCGGTGCGCATCTACCAGGGTGAGTCGCGCCAGGCCGAGGGCAACACGCTGCTGGGCGAGTTCGAGTTCTCGGGCTTCGCGCCCGGGCCGCGCGGCGAGGTGAAGATCGAAGTCACTTTCTCGATCTCGACCGAAGGCATCGTGAAGGTGCAGGCGCGCGACCCCAAGACGGGCGCCGAAGCCTCGACCACCGTGTCGATGTCGAGCGGCCTGTCCGAGGAGCAGATCCAGGAGATCATGGCCAAGGACCGCACGGCCGACGTCGCGCCGAACGCGGCGCCCGTGGGCCGGTCGCGGCGCGCCGGCGGCAACGAGCCGCTCCCGGTCGCGGAGCTCGAAGAGGCCGACGACGGCCTGCTCGACCTGCCCGCGCTCGAGGCAGACGTGCAGGACATGCTCGACAAGCCCGACGCGGAGCAGCCGCTCTTCGGCAAGGTCGAGGGCGACCTCGGCGGCGAGGCGCAGCAGCCGATCCGGCCCCACACCGAGCTCGGCGGCGGCGCGCGCGAGATCGAGCTCGAAGAGGCCGAGATCGAGCCCGATGGCGACGACGACCAGGTCCTGGGCGACGACTGA
- a CDS encoding YebC/PmpR family DNA-binding transcriptional regulator gives MSGHSKWATIKRKKGAADAKRGKIFTQVIREISIAAGLGGGDPNANPRLRLAVQKARSVNMPRDNIDRAIKKGTGELGGENYEEIRYEGYGPGGVAVIVDATTDNRNRTGGEIRHIFSRFAGNLGATNSVAFMFERLGVLEFDRAGLDADALMEAAIEANAKDVVEDEDAITVQTVPNEFAAVKEALEAKSFNAASAKLAMVPSSTVKLSGKNAEQMLKLYEALDEHEDVSEVFSNFEISEEDMLAASKGDG, from the coding sequence ATGTCCGGTCACTCGAAGTGGGCGACCATCAAGCGCAAGAAAGGCGCTGCGGACGCCAAGCGGGGCAAGATCTTCACGCAGGTGATCCGCGAGATCTCGATCGCGGCGGGCCTGGGCGGCGGTGACCCCAACGCCAATCCCCGTCTGCGCCTGGCGGTGCAGAAGGCGCGCTCGGTCAACATGCCGCGCGACAACATCGACCGCGCGATCAAGAAGGGGACGGGCGAGCTCGGCGGCGAGAACTACGAAGAGATCCGCTACGAGGGCTACGGCCCGGGCGGCGTGGCGGTGATCGTCGACGCCACCACCGACAACCGCAATCGCACCGGCGGCGAGATCCGCCACATCTTCAGCCGCTTCGCCGGGAACCTGGGCGCGACGAACTCGGTCGCGTTCATGTTCGAGCGCCTGGGCGTGCTCGAGTTCGACCGCGCCGGGCTCGACGCCGACGCGCTCATGGAGGCCGCGATCGAGGCCAACGCCAAGGACGTCGTGGAGGACGAGGACGCGATCACCGTGCAGACCGTTCCCAACGAGTTCGCGGCCGTGAAGGAGGCCCTCGAGGCCAAGTCCTTCAACGCCGCGAGCGCCAAGCTCGCCATGGTGCCGAGCTCGACCGTGAAGCTCTCGGGCAAGAACGCGGAGCAGATGCTGAAGCTCTACGAGGCCCTCGACGAGCACGAGGACGTCTCCGAGGTGTTCTCGAACTTCGAGATCTCGGAAGAGGACATGCTCGCGGCGAGCAAGGGCGACGGGTAG
- the ruvC gene encoding crossover junction endodeoxyribonuclease RuvC: MRILGIDPGSNATGYGVVSIEGSSLRRLGGGTIRVRGDSLGVRLAQLQRELARLIGELAPEVAALESVFSAKSARSALVLGHARGVALAACATAGLSTGEYSPSQVKLAVTGFGRAEKTQVARMVQRLLGLTAPPPADEADALAVALCHGLSRRSVGRVPTRPSDLS; this comes from the coding sequence GTGCGGATCCTGGGAATTGATCCCGGCTCCAACGCCACGGGCTACGGCGTGGTGTCGATCGAGGGCAGCAGCTTGCGCCGGCTCGGCGGCGGGACGATCCGCGTGCGCGGCGACTCACTGGGCGTGCGTCTGGCGCAGCTGCAGCGCGAGCTCGCGCGGCTGATCGGCGAGCTGGCGCCCGAGGTCGCGGCGCTGGAGTCGGTGTTCTCCGCCAAGAGCGCGCGCTCGGCGCTCGTGCTCGGTCACGCCCGCGGAGTGGCGCTCGCGGCCTGCGCGACGGCCGGGCTGTCCACCGGCGAGTACAGCCCGTCGCAGGTGAAGCTGGCGGTCACCGGCTTCGGCCGCGCCGAGAAGACGCAGGTCGCGCGCATGGTGCAGCGGCTGCTGGGACTGACTGCCCCGCCGCCCGCCGACGAAGCCGACGCGCTCGCCGTGGCGCTGTGTCACGGTCTCTC